In a genomic window of Variovorax paradoxus:
- a CDS encoding MFS transporter, whose protein sequence is MFATQVSAWLQRRGIHYGWIVAAITFLTMLTMSAALGLPGAMLQPLGKEFGWSTEQISSSLALRFALFGLMGPFAAVLMERWGLRAVICTGLALVGLGMALVTMASQLWQLFVLWSLMLGLGTGMTALVLGAVVANRWFVARRGLVVGMLTASSATGQLAFLPVAAWMIEHWGWRSAIVPIVIGSLLIGVLALCLMRNRPSDLGLRPFGEAPDAPQAPAAPAAAITFATPFRVLKEVATNRTFLILAATFFICGLSTNGLVQTHFISLCGDNGMGAVPAASVLAMMGAFDFVGTILSGWLSDRYDNRKLLFWYYGLRGLSLFWLPHSEFTIYGLGLFAMFYGLDWIATVPPTVKLAGATFGPAKVGMVFGWVFAAHQLGAATAAYGAGFARTLLLTYTPALYVAGAACLLAALMVMAIRRPSAPKNNAAPATGGTAPARA, encoded by the coding sequence ATGTTCGCCACCCAAGTCTCCGCATGGCTGCAGCGCCGCGGCATCCACTACGGCTGGATCGTCGCCGCCATCACCTTCCTGACCATGCTGACGATGTCGGCCGCGCTGGGCCTGCCCGGCGCGATGCTGCAGCCGCTCGGCAAGGAGTTCGGCTGGAGCACCGAGCAGATCTCGTCCTCGCTCGCGCTGCGCTTCGCGCTGTTCGGCCTGATGGGCCCGTTCGCCGCGGTGCTGATGGAACGCTGGGGCCTGCGCGCGGTGATCTGCACCGGCCTCGCGCTGGTCGGCCTGGGCATGGCGTTGGTGACGATGGCCTCGCAGCTGTGGCAGCTGTTCGTGCTGTGGAGCCTGATGCTGGGCCTGGGCACCGGCATGACGGCGCTGGTGCTCGGCGCGGTGGTGGCCAACCGCTGGTTCGTGGCGCGTCGCGGGCTGGTGGTGGGCATGCTCACCGCGAGCTCGGCCACCGGCCAGCTCGCCTTCCTGCCGGTCGCGGCCTGGATGATCGAGCACTGGGGCTGGCGCTCGGCCATCGTGCCGATCGTGATCGGCAGCCTGCTGATCGGCGTGCTGGCGCTGTGCCTGATGCGCAACCGGCCGTCCGACCTCGGCCTGCGTCCCTTCGGCGAAGCCCCCGATGCACCGCAGGCGCCGGCCGCGCCCGCCGCGGCGATCACCTTCGCCACGCCGTTCCGCGTGCTCAAGGAGGTCGCGACCAACCGCACCTTCCTGATCCTGGCCGCCACCTTCTTCATCTGCGGCCTGAGCACCAACGGCCTGGTGCAGACCCACTTCATCTCGCTGTGCGGCGACAACGGCATGGGCGCGGTGCCCGCGGCCTCGGTGCTCGCGATGATGGGCGCCTTCGACTTCGTGGGCACCATCCTGTCGGGCTGGCTGTCCGACCGCTACGACAACCGCAAGCTGCTCTTCTGGTACTACGGCCTGCGCGGGCTCTCGCTCTTCTGGCTGCCGCATTCGGAATTCACCATCTACGGCCTTGGGCTGTTCGCGATGTTCTACGGCCTCGACTGGATCGCGACCGTGCCGCCCACGGTCAAGCTCGCGGGCGCCACCTTCGGCCCGGCCAAGGTCGGCATGGTGTTCGGCTGGGTGTTCGCCGCGCATCAGCTCGGCGCCGCCACCGCGGCCTATGGCGCGGGTTTCGCGCGCACGCTGCTGCTGACCTACACCCCGGCGCTCTACGTCGCCGGCGCGGCCTGCCTGCTGGCGGCGCTGATGGTGATGGCGATCCGCCGTCCGTCGGCGCCCAAGAACAATGCCGCGCCCGCCACGGGCGGCACCGCCCCGGCCCGCGCCTGA
- a CDS encoding 2-dehydro-3-deoxy-6-phosphogalactonate aldolase, with product MTTPFDKFDAALRTLPLVAILRGLEPHEADAVGDAIVEPGFLLLEVPLNSPRPLDSIARLRARFPRALVGAGTVLDAQQVREVQAAGGELIVSPNFDAAVVREAARLGLVCLPGVMTPTEAFGALAAGATGLKLFPAELASPAVVKALLAVLPRGTPLMPVGGITPSNMTEWREAGAAGFGIGSALFKPGKNAQAVRDDAQRFVAAYTGTTRA from the coding sequence ATGACCACGCCCTTCGACAAATTCGACGCCGCCCTGCGCACCTTGCCGCTGGTGGCCATCCTGCGCGGGCTCGAGCCGCATGAAGCCGATGCCGTCGGCGACGCCATCGTCGAGCCCGGCTTCCTACTGCTCGAGGTGCCGCTCAATTCGCCGCGGCCGCTCGACAGCATCGCGCGGCTGCGCGCGCGCTTCCCGCGGGCGCTGGTCGGCGCCGGCACGGTGCTCGATGCGCAGCAGGTGCGCGAGGTGCAGGCCGCCGGCGGCGAGCTGATCGTGTCGCCGAACTTCGATGCCGCGGTGGTGCGCGAGGCCGCCCGCCTGGGCCTGGTGTGCCTGCCCGGCGTGATGACCCCGACCGAGGCCTTCGGCGCGCTCGCCGCGGGCGCCACCGGGCTCAAGCTGTTCCCGGCCGAGCTGGCCTCGCCCGCGGTGGTGAAGGCGCTGCTGGCCGTGCTGCCGCGCGGCACGCCGCTGATGCCCGTGGGTGGCATCACGCCCTCGAACATGACCGAATGGCGCGAGGCCGGTGCCGCCGGCTTCGGCATCGGCTCGGCGCTGTTCAAGCCCGGCAAGAACGCGCAGGCCGTGCGCGACGATGCGCAGCGCTTCGTCGCGGCCTACACGGGCACGACGCGCGCCTGA
- a CDS encoding MATE family efflux transporter, with amino-acid sequence MTASAADLDPRTRRLLEAPIVPTLLRLAAPNVLVMVAQASVGLIETYFVGKLGTDALAGMALVFPIVMLMQMTSSGAMGGGISSAIARALGARRRADADSLVWHAIVIALGFGVLFSLALLFGGRWLYGIMGGSGPALEAALTYSNWVFSGAVLVWLFNSLSAILRGTGNMAVPANVTVVGVVFLIPASPLLIFGWGPLPGMGIAGGAMALLLYYLLGSIALIVYLRSQRSLLKPALAALKLRWPFFRDILRVGLVGTVSTVATNLSIGIATALTGHFGPEALAGYGTASRLEYLLVPLVFGLGAPLVAMVGTCMGAGQRERALRATWIGAALAFTLAETIGLLAALFPRPWLMLFGHDTAMLDTGIHYLRVVGPLYGFFGVGLVLYFASQGAGRLLWPVIGNLARLAVAGIGGWLALRWGAGLTGVFAAQGIALVVYGLVIGSAIAGGAWFGRVGWPRTTSGLLRRMAQA; translated from the coding sequence ATGACCGCTTCCGCCGCCGATCTCGATCCGCGCACCCGCCGCCTGCTCGAGGCGCCCATCGTTCCCACGCTGCTGCGGCTGGCCGCGCCCAACGTCCTCGTGATGGTGGCGCAGGCCTCGGTCGGCCTGATCGAGACCTACTTCGTCGGCAAGCTTGGCACCGACGCGCTGGCCGGCATGGCGCTGGTGTTCCCGATCGTGATGCTGATGCAGATGACCTCGAGCGGCGCCATGGGCGGCGGCATCTCCTCGGCCATCGCGCGCGCGCTCGGCGCGCGCCGCCGCGCCGATGCCGACTCGCTGGTGTGGCATGCGATCGTCATCGCGCTGGGCTTCGGCGTGCTGTTCTCGCTCGCGCTGCTGTTCGGCGGCCGCTGGCTCTACGGGATCATGGGCGGCAGCGGCCCGGCGCTCGAGGCGGCCCTGACCTATTCCAACTGGGTGTTCTCGGGCGCGGTGCTGGTGTGGCTGTTCAACTCGCTGTCGGCCATCCTGCGCGGCACCGGCAACATGGCGGTGCCGGCCAACGTCACGGTGGTGGGCGTGGTGTTCCTGATCCCCGCCTCGCCGCTGCTGATCTTCGGCTGGGGCCCGCTGCCGGGCATGGGCATCGCGGGCGGCGCGATGGCGCTGCTGCTGTATTACCTGCTGGGCTCGATCGCGCTGATCGTCTACCTGCGCTCGCAGCGCAGCCTGCTCAAGCCCGCGCTGGCGGCGCTCAAGCTGCGCTGGCCCTTCTTCCGCGACATCCTGCGCGTGGGCCTCGTGGGCACGGTGTCGACCGTGGCCACCAACCTCTCGATCGGCATCGCCACCGCGCTCACCGGCCACTTCGGTCCCGAAGCCCTGGCCGGCTACGGCACGGCCTCGCGGCTCGAGTACCTGCTGGTGCCGCTGGTGTTCGGCCTGGGTGCGCCGCTGGTCGCGATGGTCGGCACCTGCATGGGCGCGGGCCAGCGCGAGCGCGCGCTGCGCGCCACCTGGATCGGCGCCGCGCTGGCCTTCACGCTCGCCGAGACCATCGGCCTGCTGGCCGCGCTGTTCCCGCGGCCGTGGCTGATGCTGTTCGGCCACGACACCGCGATGCTCGACACCGGCATCCACTACCTGCGCGTGGTGGGTCCGCTCTACGGTTTCTTTGGCGTCGGCCTGGTGCTGTACTTCGCTTCGCAGGGCGCGGGCCGCTTGCTATGGCCGGTGATCGGCAACCTCGCGCGGCTGGCCGTGGCGGGCATCGGCGGCTGGCTGGCGCTGCGCTGGGGCGCGGGGCTCACCGGCGTGTTCGCGGCCCAGGGCATCGCGCTCGTGGTCTACGGCCTGGTCATCGGCTCGGCGATCGCGGGTGGCGCCTGGTTCGGCCGCGTCGGTTGGCCGCGCACCACCAGCGGCTTGCTGCGGCGCATGGCGCAGGCCTGA
- a CDS encoding PaaI family thioesterase, producing the protein MTESQNLLETWLAEERDIIAKLEAGPGPGVARPEQVSGKTGLEIMQAMLRGDIPYAAIAKTLDFTVISISPGVAIFQGTPLPQHLNPLGTIHGGWVATLLDSALGCSVHTMMPPGRSYTTAELGVNYVKGLTPKVQRVRAEGKVIHCGRQLATAEARLVGADGTLYAHATTTCFVFEIPAGR; encoded by the coding sequence ATGACCGAATCCCAGAACCTGCTCGAGACCTGGCTTGCCGAGGAGCGGGACATCATCGCGAAGCTCGAAGCCGGCCCGGGCCCCGGCGTGGCGCGTCCCGAGCAGGTGAGCGGCAAGACCGGCCTCGAGATCATGCAGGCCATGCTGCGCGGCGACATCCCCTATGCCGCCATCGCCAAGACGCTCGACTTCACCGTCATCTCGATCAGCCCCGGCGTCGCCATCTTCCAGGGCACCCCGCTGCCGCAGCACCTGAACCCGCTGGGCACCATCCACGGCGGCTGGGTCGCCACCCTGCTCGACTCCGCACTCGGCTGCTCGGTCCACACCATGATGCCGCCCGGTCGCAGCTACACCACGGCCGAGCTCGGCGTGAACTACGTGAAGGGCCTCACGCCCAAGGTCCAGCGCGTGCGCGCCGAGGGCAAGGTGATCCACTGCGGGCGGCAGCTCGCGACGGCGGAAGCGCGGCTGGTGGGCGCCGATGGCACGCTGTATGCGCATGCCACGACGACCTGCTTCGTGTTCGAGATTCCGGCGGGGCGCTGA
- a CDS encoding winged helix-turn-helix transcriptional regulator — MDAPTKPRGCTSFKVRQLSRRLSQHYDAEVSRSGLKTTQYSLLSHLARLGPSRPVDLAGELKMTPSTLSRNLQPLIAAGWIAQGAGADARSRLVQLTDSGEAKRREALAHWKTAQQKLNALLGVERVLALHLLIDESLELLGADDQACELD; from the coding sequence ATGGACGCCCCCACCAAGCCACGCGGCTGCACCAGTTTCAAGGTGCGCCAGCTCTCGCGCCGACTCTCGCAGCACTACGACGCGGAGGTGTCGCGCAGCGGACTCAAGACCACGCAGTACTCGCTGCTGTCGCACCTGGCGCGGCTCGGTCCCTCGCGCCCGGTCGACCTGGCGGGCGAACTCAAGATGACGCCCTCGACGCTGAGCCGCAACCTGCAGCCGCTGATCGCCGCGGGCTGGATCGCGCAGGGCGCCGGCGCCGATGCGCGCAGCCGCCTGGTGCAGCTCACCGACAGCGGCGAAGCCAAGCGCCGCGAGGCGCTGGCCCACTGGAAGACGGCGCAGCAGAAGCTCAATGCGCTGCTGGGTGTGGAGCGCGTGCTCGCGCTGCACCTCTTGATCGACGAATCGCTCGAGCTGCTCGGCGCGGACGACCAGGCCTGCGAGCTGGACTGA
- a CDS encoding SDR family oxidoreductase has protein sequence MNIKDSVVFITGANRGLGLAFAKAALAAGARKVYGAARDPKTITLPGVVPVALDVTQPAQIEAAVRACGDVSVLVNNAGISRGSNLLGPDAVAAARAELETNFFGPWALSRAFAPVLAANGGGAIVNVLSALAWTTFPSVATYSATKSAAWSLSNGLRNELAGQGTQVVSVHVGYMDTDMAAHVDAPKTSPDEVARLAYEGVEKGLPEVLADAISRGLKQGFSSDTPPYAQVPAA, from the coding sequence ATGAACATCAAGGATTCGGTCGTCTTCATCACCGGCGCCAACCGCGGCCTGGGGCTCGCCTTCGCCAAGGCCGCGCTCGCGGCTGGCGCGCGCAAGGTCTACGGCGCCGCGCGCGACCCGAAGACCATCACCCTGCCCGGCGTGGTGCCGGTGGCGCTCGACGTGACCCAGCCGGCGCAGATCGAGGCCGCGGTGCGCGCCTGCGGCGACGTGTCGGTGCTGGTCAACAACGCCGGCATCTCGCGCGGCTCGAACCTGCTCGGGCCCGACGCGGTGGCGGCCGCGCGCGCCGAGCTCGAAACCAACTTCTTCGGTCCCTGGGCGCTGTCGCGCGCCTTCGCGCCGGTGCTGGCGGCCAACGGCGGCGGCGCCATCGTCAACGTGCTGTCGGCGCTGGCCTGGACCACCTTCCCGAGCGTGGCGACCTACAGCGCCACCAAGTCGGCCGCCTGGTCGCTGAGCAACGGCCTGCGCAACGAACTCGCGGGCCAGGGCACGCAGGTGGTCAGCGTGCACGTGGGCTACATGGACACCGACATGGCCGCGCACGTCGATGCGCCGAAGACCTCGCCCGACGAGGTGGCGCGGCTGGCCTACGAGGGCGTGGAGAAGGGCCTGCCCGAGGTGCTGGCCGATGCGATCTCGCGCGGGCTCAAGCAGGGCTTCTCGAGCGACACGCCGCCCTACGCGCAGGTGCCCGCGGCCTGA
- a CDS encoding aldolase, producing the protein MSADADYASPDVRQLREDLALALRAAAHHGLSEGVCNHFSVMLPGRQDRYLINPRGLHWSEIGADDIVLIDVHGEVLAGRHRVEPTALFIHGAVHRIAGHAVVLHCHMPYATALTITVDRALDPTASQNAMRYIDRIAVDREYNGLALDDAEGERIARAMAGKDVAFLANHGVIVAGATIAHAYDDLYYLERACLHQVIAQSTGRPLAPVNRELAARVAAQIQGEREQSDLFFEALRRMLPAPRG; encoded by the coding sequence ATGTCCGCCGATGCCGACTACGCCAGCCCCGACGTGCGCCAGCTGCGCGAAGACCTCGCGCTCGCGCTGCGCGCCGCCGCCCACCACGGGCTGTCGGAAGGCGTGTGCAACCACTTCAGCGTGATGCTGCCGGGCCGGCAGGACCGCTACCTGATCAACCCGCGCGGCCTGCACTGGAGCGAGATCGGCGCCGACGACATCGTGCTGATCGACGTGCACGGCGAGGTGCTCGCGGGCCGCCACCGCGTGGAGCCCACCGCCCTGTTCATCCACGGCGCGGTGCACCGCATCGCGGGCCATGCGGTGGTGCTGCACTGCCACATGCCCTATGCCACCGCGCTCACCATCACGGTCGACCGCGCGCTCGATCCGACCGCGAGCCAGAACGCGATGCGCTACATCGACCGCATCGCCGTCGACCGCGAATACAACGGCCTGGCGCTCGACGATGCCGAAGGCGAGCGCATCGCGCGCGCGATGGCCGGCAAGGACGTGGCCTTCCTCGCGAACCACGGCGTGATCGTGGCGGGCGCGACCATCGCCCATGCCTACGATGACCTCTACTACCTCGAGCGCGCCTGCCTGCACCAGGTGATCGCGCAGTCGACGGGCCGTCCGCTGGCACCGGTCAACCGCGAGCTGGCCGCGCGCGTGGCCGCGCAGATCCAGGGCGAGCGCGAGCAGTCCGACCTGTTCTTCGAAGCACTGCGGCGCATGCTGCCGGCACCGCGCGGCTGA